One genomic segment of Chloroflexota bacterium includes these proteins:
- a CDS encoding response regulator transcription factor gives MASKGKLLIIEDDLDLVRALDLYFTKVGYQVLFAANGLEGLQQLYAHRPDVVILDIAMPKLDGWEVCRRIRELSDVPIVILTARTQEDERVKGLKLGADDYVTKPFSLKELEARLEAVMRRAQAGEPVRGGVLYADEHLVIDADRLMVTLNGERVDLTPTELNLLFYLAENAGRVLTHRQILEKVWGTEYISDTDYVKLFIYRLRRKIEPDIDNPRYIVSERGLGYRFMKSE, from the coding sequence ATGGCTAGCAAGGGGAAATTACTCATCATCGAGGACGATTTGGACCTGGTTAGGGCACTCGACCTGTATTTCACCAAAGTCGGCTACCAGGTTCTCTTCGCGGCCAACGGCCTGGAGGGGCTACAACAGTTGTACGCTCACCGGCCCGACGTAGTGATACTGGACATCGCCATGCCAAAATTGGATGGCTGGGAGGTGTGCCGACGAATACGCGAACTCTCGGACGTGCCGATCGTGATTCTCACCGCGCGGACCCAGGAGGACGAGCGGGTCAAGGGCCTCAAACTAGGGGCTGACGATTATGTGACCAAACCTTTCAGCCTGAAGGAACTGGAGGCGCGCCTGGAGGCGGTGATGCGGCGGGCACAGGCTGGTGAACCGGTGCGTGGCGGGGTCCTGTACGCGGACGAACACTTGGTCATTGATGCCGACCGGCTGATGGTCACCCTGAACGGCGAACGGGTGGACCTCACGCCCACCGAACTGAACCTGCTGTTCTACCTGGCCGAGAACGCCGGACGCGTCCTCACGCATCGGCAGATCCTGGAGAAGGTGTGGGGGACCGAGTACATCAGCGACACCGATTACGTGAAACTATTCATTTACCGTCTGCGACGCAAGATCGAGCCGGATATCGATAACCCGCGATACATCGTTTCGGAGCGGGGCCTCGGCTACCGCTTCATGAAGAGTGAATAG
- a CDS encoding FtsX-like permease family protein yields the protein MRATGLRYAPTKEHYTPFPTYHQMVQVMNGIWRKAYRDVWVRKLRSFLTILGIAAGVAGLVAIVSTSQNIAAAQRAVYADTSQADLSYWVWDAPDALRRSLLALPNVEEVELRATLYAKAYLGGLWRDVLLMGIEDFSDIRVNRILLQEGNYPGWDGILLDTSVRDVTDVAIGQAITIRAGTGNRDHTLTISGFALSPEYPSAEFTNLILAYVPIIRARDFLGISGNNRVLIRLRDFRLREQTAQDIARVFEKRGIPYASPVIRDPEHFEGKRELDAIIRLVYLFSGVGLVISAFLVSNTMAAIVAEGVSEIGVIKALGGTRTQILRLYLVVALIYGLTGTTLGLVGGTLGGWVLLARTGRALNIPVSTIPSPAGLSLGIIVGVAVTLFASLAPAWQAAQIPVREALGSYGITSTYGRGWVDRCLFRLSAVPPLPAMAVRNLARRKARHLLTIAFIAIATAALLAAQSTRLSVGRAVSDLFRIYNADAWVWFSEPVGTGFAASLQAVPGVTVAEPWQFTDCWVHHAPARLWGMPPNTVLYCPQMQDGEWLSLNDPVGAVVSADLAAAKGIRVGDVIEVEAGPGTRDFHVRGIVIDNSIFLGSRVAGKVFIPLSTFERLLGQQGWTSFFGIQVHDPSPSGVEAVLADIDREYRYLRPGVEAAYRDLAGAERQSRLLSVVLYSMTLLVALAGGVGVLNTLTLSVVERRREIGVLRAIGASDANLVQVYLTEGGTMGLLGGAAGIVLGYPLGLAFVRFIEGVLFQIPFLYPPYLVGSGVIFALTLAVVASLGPALAAARLPAREALRYE from the coding sequence GTGCGCGCTACCGGTCTGCGCTACGCCCCGACCAAGGAGCATTATACTCCATTTCCGACATATCACCAAATGGTGCAGGTGATGAACGGCATCTGGCGCAAGGCCTACCGAGACGTATGGGTGCGCAAATTGAGGTCTTTCCTCACCATCCTCGGCATTGCGGCAGGTGTGGCCGGGCTGGTGGCCATTGTCTCCACCTCGCAGAACATCGCCGCCGCACAACGCGCCGTTTACGCCGACACCTCCCAGGCGGATCTCTCTTACTGGGTGTGGGATGCTCCCGACGCCCTGCGGCGCAGCCTACTGGCCCTGCCAAATGTCGAAGAGGTCGAATTGCGAGCCACGTTATATGCGAAGGCATACTTGGGCGGCCTTTGGCGCGATGTCTTATTGATGGGCATTGAGGATTTCTCCGACATCCGCGTGAACCGCATCCTTCTGCAAGAGGGGAACTATCCGGGTTGGGACGGCATTCTGCTCGACACCTCCGTGCGAGATGTAACAGACGTCGCCATCGGTCAAGCCATCACCATCCGCGCGGGAACAGGGAATCGTGATCATACCCTCACCATCAGCGGGTTTGCACTGAGCCCGGAATATCCCTCGGCTGAATTCACAAACCTCATCCTGGCTTATGTGCCCATCATCCGGGCCCGCGATTTCCTGGGCATTTCTGGCAATAACCGCGTGCTCATTCGATTGCGCGATTTCCGCCTGCGAGAACAAACAGCGCAGGACATCGCTCGCGTGTTCGAGAAGCGCGGCATCCCGTATGCGTCGCCCGTTATCCGTGACCCTGAGCACTTCGAGGGAAAGCGGGAACTGGATGCGATTATTCGCCTGGTGTATCTTTTCTCCGGAGTGGGTCTCGTCATCAGCGCTTTTCTGGTGAGCAACACAATGGCCGCCATAGTTGCCGAAGGGGTGAGCGAAATCGGCGTGATCAAAGCGCTGGGTGGCACACGAACACAGATACTGCGCCTTTACTTGGTCGTGGCATTGATCTACGGATTGACAGGCACCACACTCGGTCTGGTAGGCGGCACACTCGGCGGATGGGTTCTTCTGGCACGCACTGGGCGGGCGCTGAACATACCCGTGAGCACCATCCCATCTCCGGCAGGCCTGAGTCTTGGCATTATCGTGGGCGTCGCCGTGACGCTGTTCGCGAGCCTCGCTCCAGCGTGGCAGGCGGCGCAGATACCTGTACGGGAGGCACTGGGTTCTTATGGCATCACCTCCACCTACGGCCGGGGTTGGGTGGATCGCTGTCTCTTCCGCTTATCCGCTGTGCCCCCTCTGCCCGCTATGGCGGTCCGCAACCTGGCTCGACGCAAGGCCCGGCATCTGCTCACCATCGCTTTCATCGCCATTGCCACCGCCGCGTTACTGGCCGCCCAGAGCACACGTCTCTCGGTCGGTCGAGCGGTCAGCGATCTCTTCCGCATCTACAACGCTGACGCCTGGGTCTGGTTTAGCGAACCGGTGGGCACGGGCTTCGCTGCGTCCTTGCAGGCAGTGCCAGGTGTGACCGTCGCGGAACCTTGGCAATTCACAGATTGCTGGGTGCACCACGCCCCGGCCCGGCTGTGGGGTATGCCCCCGAATACGGTGCTTTATTGCCCTCAGATGCAAGATGGCGAGTGGCTCTCCCTAAATGACCCCGTTGGCGCCGTGGTCTCTGCTGACCTGGCTGCAGCAAAAGGTATCCGTGTGGGCGATGTGATCGAGGTGGAGGCCGGGCCAGGTACGCGGGACTTCCACGTAAGGGGCATCGTCATAGATAACAGCATCTTCCTGGGGAGCCGAGTAGCAGGAAAGGTTTTCATCCCCCTGAGCACATTCGAGCGCCTGTTAGGACAACAGGGATGGACGTCATTCTTCGGCATCCAGGTGCACGACCCGAGCCCGAGTGGAGTCGAGGCAGTGCTGGCTGACATTGATCGCGAATATCGCTACCTGCGTCCTGGAGTCGAAGCAGCCTACCGTGACCTGGCCGGGGCCGAGCGTCAATCGCGCCTGCTTTCAGTTGTGCTATATAGCATGACCTTGCTTGTAGCGTTGGCAGGCGGCGTCGGGGTGTTGAATACGCTCACATTAAGCGTGGTAGAACGGCGGAGGGAAATCGGGGTTCTGCGCGCCATTGGCGCCAGCGATGCCAATCTCGTCCAGGTTTACCTGACAGAGGGGGGCACGATGGGGCTGTTGGGTGGGGCGGCAGGGATTGTCTTAGGCTATCCCTTAGGTCTGGCATTCGTGCGTTTCATAGAGGGCGTGTTATTTCAGATACCTTTTCTTTACCCACCCTATCTGGTCGGTTCAGGAGTGATATTTGCATTGACTTTAGCGGTGGTAGCCAGTCTGGGACCGGCGTTGGCAGCAGCGCGGTTGCCTGCGCGGGAGGCACTGAGATATGAATAG
- the mazG gene encoding nucleoside triphosphate pyrophosphohydrolase → MAEGITILGLGPGDPKLLTSEAQETIRVAREIYLRTRRHPAVAGLPGGIQVESFDALYEEGASFEAVYQAIAERLLDLARRPDGVLYAVPGHPLVGEASVRRVLALASEQGLPVRIVEGLSFLEPVCTLLGLDPLEGLQLADATELATVHHPPLNPDRPVLVAQLYSRPLAAEVKLTLMNLYPDDHPVTLVWSAGTAQASQRRLPLYELDRQPDIEHLTTLYLPPLIPPGSLEAFQAVVAQLRAPGGCPWDREQTHRSLRPFLLEEAYEVLDALEKDDTDMLREELGDLLLQILLHVQIAVEEGEFKMVDVVRHILAKLIRRHPHVFGDVQVSGPSEVIANWEEIKRHEKAGGEEPASILAGVPGTLPALARAQAIQRRAARVGFDWPDIEGVWAKVAEELAELRAAESSGARASEVGDLLFTIVNLARWLDVDAELALRAAALKFEGRFKALEEECTAQGRRPEELSLEELDALWEGVKENGAIPKE, encoded by the coding sequence ATGGCGGAAGGAATCACGATCCTGGGGTTAGGGCCGGGCGACCCGAAACTGCTCACCAGCGAGGCGCAAGAGACCATAAGGGTTGCCAGAGAGATCTACTTGCGCACACGCCGACACCCGGCGGTGGCCGGTCTCCCCGGGGGCATACAGGTGGAATCTTTCGATGCCCTCTATGAGGAAGGAGCCTCATTCGAGGCGGTATATCAGGCCATCGCCGAGCGGCTGTTGGATTTGGCTCGGCGGCCCGATGGCGTCCTATACGCCGTGCCCGGACACCCGCTGGTGGGCGAGGCCTCGGTGCGCCGAGTGCTGGCTCTGGCATCGGAGCAGGGCTTACCAGTACGCATCGTAGAGGGTCTCAGTTTCCTGGAGCCGGTGTGTACCCTGCTGGGACTGGACCCATTGGAAGGCCTGCAACTCGCCGACGCCACAGAACTGGCTACCGTTCACCATCCCCCACTGAACCCCGACCGTCCGGTGCTGGTAGCCCAACTTTACAGCCGCCCCCTGGCCGCCGAAGTCAAACTCACCCTGATGAATCTTTACCCCGACGATCATCCAGTTACCTTGGTGTGGTCCGCTGGCACAGCCCAGGCGAGCCAGCGACGGCTTCCATTATACGAGTTAGATCGCCAGCCGGACATCGAACATCTGACCACCCTCTATCTCCCACCACTGATCCCGCCCGGTTCATTGGAAGCGTTCCAGGCTGTGGTTGCGCAACTGCGAGCGCCGGGAGGCTGTCCCTGGGACCGGGAGCAAACCCATCGCTCGCTCCGCCCCTTCCTGTTAGAAGAGGCCTATGAGGTGTTAGACGCCTTGGAGAAGGATGACACCGATATGCTCCGCGAAGAACTGGGCGACCTGCTCCTACAAATCCTGCTCCACGTACAGATCGCCGTGGAGGAAGGTGAATTCAAGATGGTGGATGTGGTGCGCCACATACTAGCCAAATTGATTCGCCGCCACCCCCACGTCTTCGGCGATGTACAAGTGAGCGGGCCGAGTGAGGTGATCGCCAATTGGGAGGAGATTAAGCGCCACGAGAAGGCGGGCGGTGAAGAACCTGCCTCTATCCTGGCTGGCGTCCCGGGCACGCTCCCAGCCTTGGCGCGGGCTCAGGCCATCCAGCGCCGTGCCGCGCGAGTGGGTTTCGACTGGCCAGACATCGAGGGAGTATGGGCTAAAGTGGCCGAGGAACTGGCAGAACTGCGGGCCGCGGAGAGCAGCGGCGCCAGGGCGAGCGAAGTGGGCGATCTCTTGTTCACGATCGTGAATCTAGCGCGATGGCTCGATGTGGATGCCGAACTGGCTCTGCGTGCCGCAGCGCTCAAATTCGAGGGGCGGTTCAAAGCGCTGGAAGAGGAATGTACAGCACAGGGTCGCCGGCCCGAGGAACTGAGTTTGGAGGAACTCGATGCCCTGTGGGAAGGGGTCAAAGAGAACGGGGCCATTCCAAAAGAATGA
- a CDS encoding PD40 domain-containing protein, with amino-acid sequence MCKKSNIVRGIVLCVVLVLMLAAASVAWADWTACYEGNKGYGESGCGYSWIGELYVNVGGTNMVMFCFDLDNYIYKGDCYQASGQTPCPIGYILSKYGTPALPRNNHNACVVQQALWYYTDGFSPCKYTDEVNALIAEAEANCQQQTWPSLQITPAHVVNELPGDTSHTFTIRAEHLGQPAGNRDVTVTTNFGSFSPSDPNVKTITVKTDGMGDAQFTIYSTTAGTANITAEAMLAWPAGTYFMYIGSGHQNMLLATPSEMPVRAYATKTWMGTGTIIAHKFADDNMNGVQDPSEANVQGWKMKLYKKVGSNWDYQTKKDTDYSGNAIFTGLSAGQYRVVEEDKSGWMHTDPSDGKREVTLGTGESATLMFGNVELKVIQVIKFNDKNGNGSENPGEDRLGGWEFTLYRKISGAWDWVGTKTTEYATGAAIWTDQPTGDYKLVETPQGGWDVTTSGGLEQEFQVKSANDVVTRKFGNRQTCQNAGQFSVEFVSVVNNPNNTQTWCYRVTNLASGQACPALSHWDLDLCDDPMHEVLSSDPNTNQFTDEHHWPGHGHLIKWEYSIEPGQSAVFCFTLNGIWSSTQVGWFTKAGQETDTGTVTGPSCEGACTPPTIQCPGDITVCNDPGQCSAVVTWPAPTATGTPPLTVWCVPASGSTFPVGTTQVTCYAQNSCGTASCTFNVTVKDCEKPVISCPPDKDLGCNPEDTSPSTAGYATATDNCDPSPSITYSDSSSTSGCVTTITRTWKATDDCGNEATCVQKITFTSDEVKPVISCPPDKDLGCNPEDTSPSAAGYATATDNCDPSPSITYSDSSSTSGCVTTITRTWKATDDCGNEATCVQKITFTSDEVKPVISCPPDKTLYVNAECEAEIPDLTAEVVASDNCDQTLTITQSPVAGTKVGPGVYKVTLTVTDDCGNSATCETYVTVLDGLIGDYVWHDGNQDKAQDPWEFGLANITVCLRDKYFNLIRCTETDALGYYEFDCLPLGDYWVQVDEYDPNLPAGAFLTTANNPKPVVLTCDRLEYRDADFGFAWWTPVVLGSKFHDVVNIGQKDPDEPLLSGWTIIIRDAAGREVYRTQTGADGKWLLTTPLVGNHTIEEVPQEGWIQTYPDTNNGVYRVHFNHDGTYRLLSPAPTGFEGLDFGNAMPLLGCPDCVDEVIFQSDRDGNWEIYRMKNDGSEQTRLTFNDADDTAPTWHPTGFWVFFQSFRDENWEIYRMNRDGSAQVNLTENPATDIAPSAGCPWVAFQSDRDGNWEIYRMNLDGTDVIRLTNHEASDAQPAWDADCRTIAFQSDRDGNWEIYRMDQDGNNLVRLTYNDAADVRPVWSSDGQWIAFQSNRGGEWDIWVMDVNGENVTNITNFEANDKAPAWFPSCDWIFFQSDRDEPGNWDIYRTNQAGTIIERLTYGPHADLIENGGMSLAQIITYSQGLEKRDVTSK; translated from the coding sequence ATGTGTAAGAAATCGAATATAGTGAGAGGAATCGTTCTCTGCGTCGTCCTCGTCCTCATGTTGGCTGCCGCTTCGGTAGCATGGGCAGATTGGACCGCCTGTTACGAGGGGAATAAAGGCTACGGGGAAAGCGGCTGCGGGTACTCCTGGATAGGGGAGCTCTATGTCAACGTCGGCGGAACCAATATGGTCATGTTCTGCTTCGACCTGGACAATTACATCTACAAGGGCGACTGCTACCAGGCGTCAGGGCAGACCCCCTGTCCCATCGGGTACATCCTGAGCAAGTACGGCACTCCGGCCTTGCCTCGGAATAACCACAACGCCTGCGTGGTCCAACAGGCTCTCTGGTACTATACTGACGGCTTCTCGCCTTGTAAGTACACAGATGAGGTCAATGCCCTGATCGCAGAGGCCGAAGCGAACTGCCAACAACAGACTTGGCCGAGCCTGCAGATCACGCCCGCCCATGTGGTAAACGAGTTGCCAGGTGATACAAGCCACACTTTCACCATCCGCGCCGAGCACCTCGGACAACCGGCGGGGAACAGGGACGTTACAGTTACCACGAACTTCGGCAGTTTCAGTCCCAGTGACCCCAATGTGAAGACCATCACGGTGAAGACCGATGGCATGGGCGATGCTCAGTTCACCATCTACTCGACCACAGCAGGCACGGCCAACATCACTGCTGAGGCCATGCTCGCCTGGCCCGCCGGAACTTACTTCATGTACATTGGCTCAGGACACCAGAACATGCTCCTGGCCACGCCGAGCGAGATGCCAGTCCGCGCCTACGCCACGAAGACCTGGATGGGTACAGGCACCATCATCGCCCACAAGTTCGCCGACGACAACATGAACGGCGTACAGGATCCCAGCGAGGCCAATGTTCAGGGCTGGAAGATGAAACTGTACAAAAAGGTCGGCAGCAATTGGGATTATCAGACGAAGAAGGACACAGACTACAGTGGCAACGCCATCTTCACCGGCCTGAGCGCTGGGCAATACAGAGTAGTGGAGGAGGACAAGTCGGGCTGGATGCACACCGACCCCTCTGATGGCAAGCGAGAAGTCACCCTCGGCACTGGCGAAAGCGCCACGCTGATGTTCGGCAACGTGGAACTGAAGGTTATCCAGGTCATCAAGTTCAACGACAAGAACGGGAACGGCAGTGAGAACCCTGGAGAGGACCGCCTGGGTGGCTGGGAGTTCACCTTGTACCGGAAGATCTCTGGCGCTTGGGACTGGGTGGGGACCAAAACCACCGAGTATGCTACCGGCGCGGCCATCTGGACGGACCAGCCGACAGGGGACTACAAACTGGTCGAGACGCCCCAGGGAGGCTGGGATGTTACTACCAGTGGCGGATTGGAGCAAGAGTTTCAGGTAAAAAGTGCGAACGATGTTGTCACCCGCAAGTTCGGCAATCGGCAGACCTGCCAGAATGCCGGACAGTTCAGTGTGGAGTTCGTGTCCGTAGTCAACAACCCCAACAACACGCAAACTTGGTGCTACCGGGTGACTAACCTGGCCAGCGGCCAGGCTTGTCCCGCCCTGAGCCACTGGGACCTAGATCTCTGCGACGACCCCATGCACGAAGTGCTGAGTTCCGATCCCAACACCAATCAGTTCACCGATGAGCATCACTGGCCTGGCCATGGCCACCTCATCAAGTGGGAGTATAGCATAGAACCAGGGCAGAGCGCGGTCTTCTGCTTCACTCTGAACGGTATCTGGAGCTCAACCCAGGTGGGATGGTTCACGAAGGCCGGACAGGAGACCGATACGGGCACTGTGACGGGCCCATCGTGCGAGGGAGCCTGCACACCCCCAACAATCCAGTGTCCTGGGGACATTACGGTGTGTAACGACCCTGGCCAATGCAGCGCGGTGGTTACCTGGCCCGCACCAACGGCTACGGGCACTCCCCCGCTGACGGTGTGGTGTGTACCGGCTTCTGGCAGCACCTTCCCCGTGGGGACCACACAGGTTACCTGCTATGCCCAGAACAGTTGCGGGACCGCGAGTTGCACATTCAACGTCACAGTAAAAGACTGCGAGAAGCCCGTCATCTCCTGCCCACCGGATAAGGACCTGGGCTGCAACCCTGAAGACACCAGCCCATCCACCGCAGGCTACGCCACCGCTACCGATAACTGTGACCCCAGCCCGTCCATCACTTACTCCGACTCCTCCTCTACCTCGGGCTGCGTCACCACCATCACCCGCACCTGGAAGGCCACCGACGACTGCGGTAACGAGGCCACCTGCGTGCAGAAGATCACCTTCACCTCCGACGAGGTGAAGCCCGTCATCTCCTGCCCACCGGATAAGGACTTGGGCTGCAACCCTGAAGACACCAGCCCTTCCGCCGCAGGCTACGCCACCGCTACCGATAACTGTGACCCCAGCCCGTCCATCACTTACTCCGACTCCTCCTCTACCTCGGGCTGCGTCACCACCATCACCCGCACCTGGAAGGCCACCGACGACTGCGGTAACGAGGCCACCTGCGTGCAGAAGATCACCTTCACCTCCGACGAGGTGAAGCCCGTCATCTCCTGCCCACCGGATAAGACTCTCTACGTCAACGCGGAGTGCGAGGCCGAAATCCCCGATCTCACCGCCGAAGTGGTGGCCAGCGATAACTGCGACCAAACTCTCACCATTACCCAGTCCCCAGTGGCCGGCACCAAGGTTGGCCCGGGCGTATATAAAGTTACACTGACCGTCACCGACGACTGTGGTAACTCCGCTACCTGCGAGACCTACGTCACCGTCTTGGATGGTCTGATCGGCGATTACGTCTGGCACGACGGCAACCAAGACAAGGCCCAGGATCCTTGGGAATTTGGCTTGGCGAACATCACCGTCTGCCTGCGCGACAAGTACTTCAACCTGATCCGCTGCACCGAGACCGACGCCCTCGGGTACTATGAGTTCGACTGCCTGCCTTTAGGCGACTACTGGGTGCAAGTGGATGAGTACGATCCCAACTTGCCTGCAGGTGCTTTCCTGACCACGGCGAATAACCCGAAGCCTGTCGTCTTGACGTGCGACCGTCTGGAATACCGCGACGCGGACTTCGGCTTCGCCTGGTGGACACCAGTGGTCTTGGGCAGCAAATTCCACGATGTGGTCAACATCGGGCAGAAGGACCCGGATGAACCACTCTTGAGTGGCTGGACCATCATCATCCGCGATGCTGCTGGTAGAGAGGTCTACCGCACCCAGACCGGGGCCGACGGCAAGTGGCTTCTCACCACCCCGCTTGTAGGCAACCATACCATCGAGGAAGTACCGCAAGAAGGCTGGATCCAGACCTATCCCGATACCAACAACGGCGTCTACCGCGTGCACTTCAACCACGATGGGACCTACCGTCTGCTGAGCCCGGCACCGACCGGCTTCGAGGGACTGGACTTCGGCAACGCCATGCCTCTCCTGGGCTGCCCGGACTGCGTGGATGAGGTCATCTTCCAGTCGGACCGCGACGGCAACTGGGAAATCTACCGCATGAAGAACGATGGCAGCGAACAGACGCGTCTGACCTTCAATGACGCAGACGACACCGCACCAACCTGGCACCCGACAGGCTTCTGGGTCTTCTTCCAGTCCTTCCGCGATGAGAACTGGGAGATCTACCGCATGAACCGCGATGGCAGCGCCCAGGTGAACCTGACCGAGAACCCAGCCACCGATATCGCTCCATCTGCCGGCTGCCCATGGGTGGCCTTCCAGTCGGACCGCGACGGCAACTGGGAGATCTACCGTATGAACCTGGACGGCACAGACGTCATCCGCCTGACCAACCACGAGGCATCGGATGCCCAGCCCGCCTGGGACGCGGACTGCCGCACCATCGCCTTCCAGTCGGACCGCGATGGCAACTGGGAGATCTACCGCATGGATCAGGATGGCAACAACCTGGTGCGCCTGACCTACAATGACGCGGCCGATGTGCGCCCCGTCTGGTCCTCGGACGGCCAGTGGATCGCCTTCCAGTCCAACCGCGGCGGTGAGTGGGACATCTGGGTGATGGATGTCAACGGCGAGAACGTGACCAACATCACCAACTTCGAAGCCAACGATAAGGCACCGGCTTGGTTCCCCTCCTGCGACTGGATCTTCTTCCAGAGCGATCGGGATGAGCCCGGCAACTGGGATATCTATCGCACGAACCAGGCAGGTACAATCATAGAGAGATTGACCTATGGGCCTCACGCTGACCTGATCGAGAACGGAGGCATGTCCCTTGCCCAGATCATCACGTACTCGCAGGGTCTGGAAAAGCGGGACGTAACCTCCAAGTAG